The following proteins are co-located in the Dehalococcoides mccartyi 195 genome:
- the dinB gene encoding DNA polymerase IV, which translates to MAIRRVMHVDLDAFFVSVEQSLRPELKSKPVIVGGKPERRGVVAAASYEARKFGIHSGMPLLSAKHLCPQAVFIEGNHRLYREYSEKFMQILSDFSPFLEPMGLDEAYLEVTGFESLHGSIGEMALKIRRRITAELSINASIGIANSKVVAKIATERAKPNGQCEVPAGEEAAFLAPLDISIMPGIGKKTEYHLKSLGINTLGRLAGIPATFLKIHLGTYAPYLLNAAAGIDNRPVEMPAEAKSISRETTFETDTRNHTFLEAKLGYLSEKIAATLRKRGKQARVVQIKIRFADFTTLTRQKHLNHPCSGNQEIFQTALKLMNGILDSDRRSVRLLGVGISDFCGPEKQLEIDPARARLEKLDASLDKIRQKYGFGSVQTGRTYKLKDLF; encoded by the coding sequence ATGGCCATCCGGCGAGTAATGCACGTAGACCTGGACGCCTTTTTTGTCTCAGTGGAACAATCACTCCGCCCCGAACTGAAAAGTAAGCCGGTTATCGTAGGGGGCAAACCGGAACGGAGGGGCGTGGTGGCTGCCGCCTCGTACGAAGCCCGCAAATTTGGTATTCACTCTGGTATGCCACTGCTTAGCGCCAAACACCTCTGCCCTCAGGCTGTATTTATTGAAGGCAACCACCGCCTTTACCGTGAATATTCCGAAAAATTTATGCAGATACTCTCAGACTTCTCACCCTTTCTTGAGCCCATGGGGCTGGATGAAGCCTATCTGGAAGTAACCGGTTTTGAATCCCTGCACGGCAGTATAGGCGAAATGGCCTTAAAAATCCGCCGCCGCATCACCGCCGAACTGAGCATAAACGCCAGTATCGGCATTGCCAATTCCAAAGTAGTAGCCAAGATAGCCACCGAACGTGCCAAACCCAATGGCCAGTGTGAAGTGCCAGCTGGTGAGGAAGCCGCCTTTTTAGCCCCTTTGGATATATCCATAATGCCGGGCATAGGCAAAAAGACCGAATATCACCTGAAATCACTGGGCATAAATACTCTGGGCAGGCTGGCCGGCATACCCGCCACCTTTCTGAAAATCCATCTGGGAACATATGCCCCGTACCTTCTGAATGCGGCTGCCGGAATAGATAACCGCCCGGTAGAAATGCCGGCCGAGGCCAAATCTATCAGCCGCGAAACCACCTTTGAGACCGATACCCGAAACCATACTTTTCTGGAAGCAAAGCTGGGTTATCTGTCTGAAAAGATTGCCGCCACCCTGCGCAAACGTGGCAAACAGGCCCGGGTAGTTCAGATAAAAATACGCTTTGCGGACTTTACCACCCTGACCCGCCAGAAGCACCTTAACCACCCCTGCTCCGGTAATCAGGAAATATTCCAAACCGCCCTCAAACTGATGAACGGCATACTGGATTCAGACCGCCGCTCAGTCAGGCTGCTGGGGGTGGGCATAAGTGATTTCTGCGGCCCGGAAAAACAGCTGGAAATAGACCCGGCCAGAGCCCGGCTGGAAAAACTGGACGCCTCTCTGGATAAAATCCGCCAGAAATACGGTTTTGGTTCAGTCCAAACCGGGCGGACTTACAAGCTGAAAGATTTGTTTTAG
- a CDS encoding helix-hairpin-helix domain-containing protein, whose translation MKVTKRFALLLGLALAVLSAQGCSETAPLEVYTPSQISPNQLEINISGNIKLPGIYPGNTRDTLQSLLEAAGGLMDNSELTTIYLSFNPPVPGSSAQKIDLNRAEIWLLVALPGIGEARANDIVTYRNQNGGFKNTLELMLIPGFSQSLYDQIKDLICVSETADMP comes from the coding sequence ATGAAGGTTACTAAAAGATTTGCCCTGCTGCTGGGGCTTGCCTTGGCAGTGCTAAGCGCTCAGGGATGTTCGGAAACTGCACCGCTTGAGGTATATACCCCCTCCCAGATTAGCCCGAACCAGCTTGAGATAAATATTTCAGGCAATATAAAGCTGCCGGGTATTTACCCCGGAAACACCCGGGATACCCTTCAGAGCCTGCTTGAAGCCGCAGGCGGACTAATGGATAACTCAGAGCTTACAACTATCTACCTCAGTTTCAATCCGCCTGTACCAGGGTCTTCAGCCCAGAAAATAGACCTGAACCGGGCGGAAATCTGGCTGCTGGTTGCCCTGCCAGGCATAGGCGAAGCAAGGGCAAACGATATTGTCACCTACCGCAACCAAAACGGGGGCTTTAAAAATACTCTGGAACTGATGCTGATTCCCGGCTTCAGCCAGAGTCTTTATGACCAGATAAAAGACCTGATATGTGTTTCTGAAACGGCAGATATGCCTTGA
- the dtd gene encoding D-aminoacyl-tRNA deacylase, translated as MKAVIQRVSRASVMVGGDTVGEIGPGLAVLLGVAEGDTQADAEYLVSKIINLRIFADGEGKFNLSLKDLCRELLVVSQFTLIADTRKGRRPSFVEAAQPEEADRLYNLFIRLCRGEGVQAATGKFGAMMMLEIHNDGPVTIILDSRDRLNPRQ; from the coding sequence ATGAAAGCGGTAATCCAGAGGGTTAGCCGGGCATCTGTAATGGTAGGCGGAGATACTGTGGGCGAAATAGGGCCGGGTCTGGCGGTGCTGCTGGGCGTGGCCGAAGGGGATACGCAGGCAGATGCCGAATACCTGGTATCCAAGATAATAAACCTGCGGATATTTGCTGATGGCGAAGGCAAGTTTAATCTGTCTTTAAAAGACCTTTGCCGTGAGCTGCTGGTGGTCAGCCAGTTTACCCTTATTGCCGATACCCGGAAGGGCCGCCGCCCCAGTTTTGTTGAGGCCGCCCAGCCAGAGGAAGCCGACCGTTTATATAACTTGTTTATCCGCCTTTGCCGTGGAGAAGGTGTGCAGGCGGCAACCGGGAAATTCGGGGCTATGATGATGCTGGAAATCCATAATGACGGCCCGGTGACTATTATTCTGGACAGCCGTGACCGTTTGAACCCCCGCCAGTAG
- a CDS encoding GIN domain-containing protein codes for MKKAGRSGLSVCIVFIMALLGGGCIPGIGGFVTGSGEVENRSFEYAGFNRVEVSNAITADILYSGSFEVSVSTHENIFEYLELEKSGQTLKIGLKDSYTFMNVTIEAVIRLPELVGLSVSGASRVNASGFDSANDFTALVDGASRLTLHNMQVGQSSFYISGASTASGELICGKAAMKVSAASRLELSGQGGDIEVLAEGASTASLENFLVASARVEATGVSNIRIYTDGELYITASGVSSVKYFGNPVIKDLNVSDVSSAGKG; via the coding sequence GTGAAGAAAGCTGGTCGTTCGGGGTTATCTGTATGTATTGTCTTTATAATGGCCTTGCTGGGAGGCGGGTGCATTCCGGGTATCGGCGGGTTTGTTACAGGCAGCGGGGAGGTAGAAAACCGCTCCTTTGAATACGCTGGTTTTAACCGGGTGGAGGTATCAAATGCTATTACGGCTGATATCTTGTATTCCGGTTCTTTTGAAGTATCCGTTTCCACCCATGAAAATATTTTTGAATATCTGGAACTGGAAAAAAGCGGCCAGACCCTTAAAATCGGCTTAAAAGATAGTTATACCTTTATGAACGTAACAATAGAGGCTGTTATCCGTCTGCCGGAATTGGTGGGGCTGAGTGTTTCAGGGGCTTCCCGGGTAAATGCCAGCGGCTTTGATTCGGCAAATGACTTTACGGCTCTGGTGGATGGTGCCAGCCGCCTGACACTGCATAATATGCAGGTGGGGCAAAGCAGTTTTTATATAAGCGGTGCCAGTACGGCCAGCGGAGAGCTTATTTGCGGTAAGGCCGCTATGAAAGTGTCTGCTGCTTCCCGCCTGGAACTTTCGGGGCAGGGCGGTGACATAGAGGTACTGGCTGAGGGTGCCAGTACTGCCAGTCTGGAAAACTTTTTGGTGGCAAGTGCCAGAGTGGAAGCCACCGGTGTAAGCAATATCCGGATATATACTGACGGAGAGCTGTATATTACAGCCAGCGGCGTTTCTTCGGTAAAATATTTTGGTAATCCGGTTATCAAAGACCTGAACGTATCAGACGTTTCCTCAGCGGGCAAGGGTTAG
- a CDS encoding GIN domain-containing protein, protein MKKEFPNKNFQRIEAGHGFELKLIQSDSFGVTVDASEDGFKNIEMKQEGDKLWLMYSPSIFSLKNLLPGWYLPKATVKMPLLTGLYINGATRANLEGFDSDGKLEICLSGASQLEGEVKAGEARIKAEAASEVKLKGVFKQLKLELESGSKVQMEGWTEELEAEAAGVSQIVLDKMVCKQARVRLENASQAEVWVEEVLNVRLNGASELKYAGCPCFSEVEIKGSSSLSKS, encoded by the coding sequence ATGAAAAAGGAATTTCCGAACAAAAATTTTCAGCGGATAGAGGCCGGGCATGGCTTTGAGCTGAAGCTGATACAGTCAGACAGCTTCGGGGTAACGGTAGATGCATCTGAAGACGGGTTTAAAAATATTGAAATGAAGCAGGAAGGCGATAAGTTGTGGCTTATGTACAGCCCCAGTATCTTCAGCCTGAAAAACCTGCTGCCCGGCTGGTATCTGCCTAAGGCTACCGTTAAAATGCCGCTCTTGACCGGACTGTATATAAACGGGGCGACCAGAGCTAATCTGGAGGGTTTTGATTCCGATGGTAAACTGGAAATATGTCTCAGCGGTGCCAGCCAGCTTGAGGGTGAAGTCAAAGCGGGCGAAGCCCGGATAAAGGCGGAGGCGGCTTCCGAAGTAAAGCTGAAGGGTGTTTTCAAGCAGCTGAAACTGGAGCTGGAAAGCGGCAGTAAAGTTCAGATGGAAGGCTGGACCGAGGAACTGGAAGCCGAGGCTGCTGGTGTCAGCCAGATTGTGCTGGACAAAATGGTTTGCAAGCAAGCCAGAGTAAGGCTGGAAAATGCCAGCCAGGCGGAAGTATGGGTTGAGGAAGTACTGAATGTGAGATTGAATGGTGCTTCCGAACTGAAATATGCCGGATGCCCCTGCTTCAGCGAAGTGGAAATAAAAGGTTCTTCCAGCCTGAGCAAAAGCTGA
- a CDS encoding DUF951 domain-containing protein — protein sequence MLEIFPGDVYKLRKPHPCGGADWKVDFAGSDIGITCLRCGHHLLLPRPLFEKKVKCLIKRGE from the coding sequence ATGCTGGAAATATTCCCCGGAGATGTATACAAACTGCGTAAACCCCACCCCTGCGGCGGTGCAGACTGGAAGGTAGATTTTGCGGGGTCGGATATCGGCATTACCTGCCTGCGCTGCGGCCACCACCTGCTGCTGCCCCGCCCCCTGTTTGAAAAAAAGGTAAAATGCCTGATAAAGCGCGGTGAATAA
- the pyrF gene encoding orotidine-5'-phosphate decarboxylase has product MKFLEKLKQAGNSHNSLLCVGLDPDPKLMPVGMTALEFNREIIAATAPFVCGYKINLAFYEALGKQGWEILSETCKLIPPELLSIADAKRGDIGNTSKAYARAVFDELGCDGVTASPYLGYDSLEPFIEYQDKGIFILCRTSNQGSADFQMLKTEYLGQKRFLYEVVADKSLQWNRYENIGLVVGATQQEELKKLRLSYPKMPFLIPGIGAQGGDLKATVENGTNQSGQLALICASRGILYARSGSEFAQGAAEAAKQMRDAINHYRKRF; this is encoded by the coding sequence ATGAAGTTTTTAGAAAAGCTGAAACAAGCCGGAAACAGTCATAACAGCCTGCTTTGCGTGGGGCTGGACCCTGACCCCAAACTTATGCCGGTGGGCATGACGGCACTGGAATTTAACCGTGAAATTATCGCCGCCACCGCACCTTTTGTCTGCGGCTACAAGATAAATCTGGCTTTTTATGAAGCTTTGGGCAAACAGGGCTGGGAAATCCTGTCTGAAACCTGCAAGCTGATTCCGCCGGAACTTCTGAGCATAGCCGATGCCAAAAGGGGAGATATAGGCAACACCTCAAAAGCCTATGCCAGAGCCGTATTTGACGAACTGGGCTGTGACGGCGTAACTGCCAGCCCCTATCTGGGTTATGACTCACTTGAGCCTTTTATTGAATATCAGGACAAGGGCATATTTATCCTCTGCCGCACCTCCAATCAGGGCTCAGCAGATTTCCAGATGCTCAAAACCGAGTATCTGGGGCAAAAACGCTTTTTGTACGAAGTAGTGGCAGACAAGTCCTTGCAGTGGAACCGCTATGAAAATATTGGGCTGGTGGTAGGTGCAACCCAGCAGGAAGAGCTCAAAAAACTCCGCCTCAGCTACCCCAAAATGCCGTTTCTTATTCCGGGTATAGGCGCTCAGGGCGGAGACCTGAAAGCTACCGTAGAAAACGGAACTAATCAAAGCGGCCAACTGGCGCTTATCTGTGCTTCCCGCGGCATACTTTACGCCCGAAGCGGCAGTGAATTTGCCCAGGGGGCAGCCGAAGCCGCCAAGCAGATGCGTGATGCCATAAACCATTACCGGAAACGTTTCTAA
- a CDS encoding branched-chain amino acid transaminase, with product MGTSYAYFKKQIIPLEDAKIGVMTHALHYGTGVFEGIRGNWNNEKKQMYIFRLKEHYTRLLTGAKVLKMNLPYTVDELCKITIDLIKKCGFKEDIYIRPLAYKSSETFGVRLHNLDCDLLIVAIPWGRYIDKDTCHCCVSTWHRPDDNVMPPQLKSTGIYLNNAFTKTEAVENGFDEGIMLTPDGHVSEGSGENLFIVRKGKLITPPICDSILDGITRNSVMELAEKELGLEVLERSIDRVELYIAEECFLTGTAAHLTPVSEVDHRKVGNGEIGPVTAKLKDLYFEAIKGNIAKYSSWCTPVYNL from the coding sequence ATGGGAACGTCATATGCTTACTTTAAAAAACAGATAATACCGCTGGAGGATGCCAAGATAGGGGTAATGACCCACGCCCTGCACTACGGCACCGGGGTATTTGAAGGTATCCGCGGCAACTGGAATAATGAAAAGAAGCAGATGTACATTTTCCGCCTGAAGGAGCACTATACCCGGTTGCTGACCGGTGCTAAAGTGCTCAAGATGAACCTGCCCTACACTGTGGACGAGCTTTGCAAGATAACTATTGACCTTATAAAAAAGTGCGGCTTCAAAGAAGATATTTATATCCGCCCTTTAGCTTATAAAAGTTCCGAAACCTTCGGGGTCAGGCTGCACAATCTGGATTGTGATTTGCTGATTGTGGCCATACCCTGGGGCAGATATATAGACAAAGACACCTGCCACTGCTGTGTCTCCACCTGGCACCGCCCTGACGATAACGTCATGCCTCCCCAGCTGAAATCAACCGGCATTTACCTGAATAATGCCTTTACCAAGACCGAAGCCGTGGAAAACGGCTTTGACGAAGGTATTATGCTGACCCCTGATGGGCATGTCTCCGAAGGCAGCGGCGAAAACCTGTTTATAGTCCGCAAGGGCAAACTTATTACCCCGCCCATCTGTGACAGCATACTGGACGGCATTACCCGTAACTCTGTTATGGAGCTGGCCGAAAAAGAGCTGGGGCTGGAGGTGCTTGAAAGAAGCATTGACCGGGTGGAACTTTATATAGCGGAGGAATGTTTCCTTACCGGCACAGCCGCCCACCTGACCCCAGTTTCCGAGGTTGACCACCGCAAAGTGGGCAACGGCGAAATCGGGCCGGTAACCGCCAAACTGAAAGATTTGTATTTTGAAGCTATAAAGGGCAATATAGCCAAATATTCAAGCTGGTGTACCCCGGTTTATAATCTGTAA
- a CDS encoding PH domain-containing protein has protein sequence MAKHAPDMVVDKKDQLEQIEGICLPEELIHAVFDLKGQGTGFIGLTNKRIIFYDREFAKKAKAIVSLPYSRVVTVGSEDKGGFIFRKGFMVSDKLYVGVSGQEVKEFEFRGGDKAHQAHDIIMTYVLD, from the coding sequence ATGGCAAAGCATGCACCTGATATGGTGGTGGACAAAAAAGACCAGCTGGAGCAGATTGAGGGTATCTGCCTGCCGGAGGAGCTTATCCATGCCGTTTTTGACCTGAAAGGGCAGGGTACCGGATTTATCGGCCTGACTAACAAGCGGATAATCTTCTATGACAGGGAGTTTGCCAAAAAGGCCAAGGCTATTGTCAGCCTGCCTTACAGCCGGGTGGTAACGGTGGGCAGTGAAGACAAGGGCGGGTTTATATTCCGCAAGGGTTTTATGGTGAGTGACAAGCTCTACGTGGGTGTATCCGGGCAGGAGGTCAAAGAGTTTGAATTTCGGGGCGGAGACAAGGCCCACCAGGCTCACGATATTATCATGACCTATGTGCTTGATTAA
- a CDS encoding Fur family transcriptional regulator, giving the protein MHKQNSIAGELANDGFRLTPQRVLILEALDMAEGHMSAEDIYAEVGQEYPNINISTVYRTLELLKGQGLVLETDMGDGRLRYHSVNKGSRHYLVCRKCGKITDLSEDMVREQEQSILKKYGFAADFKNLVIYGQCRKCGDSA; this is encoded by the coding sequence ATGCATAAACAAAATTCTATAGCCGGTGAACTGGCAAATGACGGTTTTCGCCTGACCCCCCAGCGGGTGCTTATTCTGGAAGCTCTGGATATGGCTGAAGGGCATATGAGCGCCGAAGATATCTACGCTGAGGTGGGGCAGGAATATCCCAATATAAATATTTCCACTGTTTACCGTACCCTGGAGCTTTTAAAGGGGCAAGGCCTGGTGCTGGAAACAGACATGGGTGACGGGCGTTTACGCTACCATAGTGTCAATAAGGGTTCACGCCATTATCTGGTTTGCCGTAAATGCGGAAAGATAACCGACCTGAGCGAAGATATGGTCAGAGAGCAGGAGCAGAGTATCTTAAAAAAGTATGGCTTTGCGGCTGATTTCAAAAATCTGGTTATTTACGGACAGTGCCGGAAGTGCGGTGATTCGGCCTGA
- a CDS encoding DNA internalization-related competence protein ComEC/Rec2 has translation MIISLISLGLIGGVALSRLGLPVLPFIVLAAVLGGFWFIFRKRYRLLLGLSLGVLAISGGILLAGSQLNTNSDPSQLSYYNDSGKLELKGIITQNPDNRDQTSLIVLNVNSIATPDGWQGVSGNILLTLPSYPEYHYGEEIQINGYLKTPENFEGFDYKAYLANQQIYSVMVYPEITLLSEGNGNPLMAAIFSFRQNLSESLSRAIPEPESSLAKGILLGERSNIPEDIQAEFSISGTTHLLAISGANLSILSGILLTALGWVLGKRGYIYIYLTLILIWGYSLLSGFDPPVVRAVIMASIFLAAELLGRQKNAMPALCLAAAVMVAFTPSILWSVSFQLSFMSMLGLILVYPMLKELNLRLLERFGLSEGILRTALGIVLDGLGVSLAAIAGIWPVLLYYFENISLIGPVATLLAMPAMPFIIVLSFLTALLGLVFPAGAVFMGYLAWLPCRYMLTVVSLTASLPGVLLAGIRPGAILMGIYYFLLGVLYRAYKHFLKIPARSHANPSSAIKLRWVLVGMAVPVLVFSFGLNPSADQKMHVYFLDVGQGDAILIQYQNQDILIDGGPSPQALCNELDKHLPFFDRNIEMVILTHPDSDHLSGLLEVLERYSVTEVLLPQTQNQDALYQNYQDLIQEKAIPARTAQTGMQITLANGAVLEVISPFEGLASKEADRDNNQSTVLTLSCGQINYLFCADIETATEYQLITRRLLENTTVLKVAHHGSKYSSGTEFLNVTLPVFGLISAGADNRYGHPHPETLSRLSLVMAENHIYRTDIWGSLDFATDGQSLYIFQP, from the coding sequence TTGATTATCAGCCTTATCAGTCTGGGGCTGATTGGCGGGGTGGCTTTAAGCCGCTTGGGTTTGCCTGTCTTGCCGTTTATTGTGCTGGCAGCAGTGCTGGGCGGATTCTGGTTCATTTTCAGAAAAAGATACCGCCTGCTGCTGGGACTTAGTCTGGGTGTTCTGGCAATCTCCGGCGGGATTTTACTTGCGGGCAGCCAGCTTAATACCAATTCAGACCCTTCCCAGCTGAGTTACTATAATGACAGCGGCAAACTGGAGCTTAAGGGCATAATAACCCAAAACCCTGACAACCGTGACCAAACCAGCCTGATAGTACTGAACGTAAACAGCATTGCAACCCCGGACGGCTGGCAGGGTGTATCCGGAAATATCCTTCTGACCCTGCCAAGCTACCCCGAATACCACTACGGCGAAGAAATTCAGATAAACGGCTATTTAAAAACCCCGGAAAACTTTGAAGGGTTTGATTACAAAGCCTATCTGGCAAACCAGCAGATATACTCGGTCATGGTCTACCCGGAAATAACCCTCCTGTCAGAGGGGAACGGAAACCCGCTAATGGCAGCTATATTCAGCTTCCGCCAGAATCTCTCCGAAAGCCTTAGCAGGGCCATACCCGAACCCGAATCCTCACTTGCCAAGGGAATACTGCTGGGCGAAAGAAGCAACATACCCGAAGATATCCAGGCAGAGTTCAGTATATCCGGCACTACCCACCTGCTGGCTATATCCGGTGCTAACTTAAGCATACTCTCCGGCATACTCCTTACAGCCCTGGGCTGGGTACTGGGCAAAAGGGGCTATATTTATATATACCTGACCCTGATACTTATCTGGGGATACTCCCTGCTCAGCGGTTTTGACCCGCCGGTGGTCAGGGCGGTGATTATGGCCAGTATATTTCTTGCCGCCGAGCTGCTGGGGCGGCAGAAAAATGCCATGCCGGCCTTATGCCTGGCGGCGGCGGTTATGGTGGCCTTTACCCCATCTATTTTGTGGTCTGTTTCGTTCCAGCTCAGTTTCATGTCCATGCTGGGGCTGATACTGGTTTACCCCATGCTGAAGGAACTCAACCTAAGGCTGCTGGAGCGTTTCGGCCTTTCCGAAGGCATACTCAGGACAGCTCTGGGTATAGTGCTGGATGGTCTGGGGGTTTCCCTGGCCGCTATTGCCGGTATCTGGCCGGTGCTACTTTATTATTTTGAAAATATATCCCTGATAGGGCCGGTGGCTACCTTGCTGGCCATGCCGGCCATGCCGTTTATTATAGTACTGTCTTTTTTAACTGCCCTGCTGGGGCTGGTCTTTCCGGCCGGGGCGGTGTTTATGGGCTACCTGGCCTGGCTGCCCTGCCGCTATATGCTTACAGTAGTATCCCTGACCGCCTCACTTCCGGGCGTGCTCTTAGCCGGTATCCGCCCGGGGGCAATACTTATGGGTATTTACTATTTCCTGCTGGGGGTACTTTACCGGGCGTACAAACACTTTTTGAAAATCCCCGCCCGAAGCCATGCCAACCCGTCTTCGGCAATTAAACTGCGCTGGGTGCTGGTAGGCATGGCCGTACCGGTGCTGGTATTTTCTTTCGGCCTGAACCCGTCAGCTGACCAGAAAATGCACGTTTACTTTCTGGATGTGGGGCAGGGTGATGCCATACTTATCCAGTACCAGAATCAGGATATACTCATAGACGGCGGCCCCAGCCCCCAAGCCCTCTGCAATGAACTGGATAAACACCTGCCCTTTTTTGACCGCAATATAGAAATGGTTATTCTGACCCACCCGGATTCAGACCACCTAAGCGGGCTTTTGGAAGTGCTGGAACGTTACAGCGTAACTGAAGTGCTTCTGCCTCAAACTCAAAATCAGGACGCCCTTTACCAGAACTATCAAGATTTAATACAGGAAAAGGCTATTCCGGCCAGAACTGCCCAAACAGGTATGCAGATAACTCTGGCAAACGGGGCGGTTCTGGAGGTAATAAGCCCGTTTGAGGGTTTAGCAAGCAAGGAAGCGGATAGGGACAACAACCAAAGCACCGTGCTGACCCTAAGCTGCGGGCAGATAAACTACCTTTTTTGTGCCGATATTGAAACTGCCACAGAATACCAGCTTATCACCCGCCGCCTGCTTGAGAATACCACCGTGTTAAAAGTAGCCCACCACGGCTCAAAATATTCTTCCGGCACAGAGTTTTTAAATGTAACATTACCCGTTTTCGGGCTGATTTCAGCCGGTGCGGACAACCGCTACGGACACCCCCACCCCGAAACCCTGTCCCGCCTTAGCCTGGTTATGGCCGAAAACCATATCTACCGCACCGATATATGGGGCAGCCTGGATTTTGCCACTGACGGCCAAAGCCTTTATATTTTTCAGCCATAA
- a CDS encoding bifunctional folylpolyglutamate synthase/dihydrofolate synthase encodes MGLTDYESATSRAAANYDLRRVVELLLRLHSPHIGIPSVHLAGTKGKGSTAALIASVMSAAGYRTGLYTSPHLLDFRERIRLDGKMISKAHLVRIMDYISPMVEEMNARTCLGKITSFEVMTVLAFEFFHRQQAFFQVIETGLGGRLDATNVITPNLSVLTPISLDHTEVLGDSLAKISAEKAGIIKHFVPVVSAAQRPEAMAVIRERCLKTGSKLIEVTDSYKAELLGYTAQGQSLKLSGRQAEYRLCLPLLGHYQRQNALTALASLEALVEEGFKISNEDIAEGFGQVRWPGRFKVIKGKPLMVIDGAHNQEAAAELLLSLQEYPPAAKVEKEKRLLVFGTSFDKDAGAMADVLSGYFGTVILTHSLHPRAMKPDLLRKAFDGRGLKVLEADGVPKALELAGRIAPADGLVCVAGSLFVAAEALKGQSQPRSGTGSK; translated from the coding sequence ATGGGGCTGACAGATTATGAATCTGCCACCAGCCGGGCAGCGGCTAATTATGACCTCAGGCGGGTGGTAGAGCTTCTCTTGAGGCTTCATAGTCCCCATATAGGTATTCCGTCTGTTCATCTGGCCGGTACCAAGGGTAAAGGCAGTACGGCCGCTCTGATTGCTTCGGTTATGTCGGCGGCCGGTTACCGTACCGGTCTTTATACCTCACCCCATCTGCTGGATTTCCGCGAACGTATTCGTCTGGACGGCAAGATGATTTCCAAAGCCCATCTGGTGCGGATTATGGATTACATCAGCCCTATGGTGGAGGAAATGAATGCCCGGACCTGTTTGGGTAAAATAACTTCGTTTGAGGTTATGACGGTGCTGGCGTTTGAGTTTTTTCACCGCCAGCAGGCTTTTTTTCAGGTGATTGAAACCGGGCTGGGCGGCAGACTGGATGCCACCAATGTTATTACCCCCAACCTTTCGGTGCTTACCCCTATAAGTCTGGACCATACTGAGGTCTTGGGAGACAGCCTGGCCAAAATATCTGCCGAGAAAGCGGGTATTATTAAACATTTTGTGCCGGTGGTTTCTGCTGCCCAAAGACCGGAAGCTATGGCAGTTATCCGTGAGCGTTGCCTTAAAACCGGCTCAAAACTGATTGAGGTGACTGACAGCTACAAGGCCGAACTCTTAGGTTACACTGCCCAAGGTCAGTCACTCAAACTTAGCGGCCGTCAGGCTGAATACCGGCTGTGTCTGCCGCTTTTAGGGCATTACCAGCGTCAAAACGCCCTTACCGCCCTGGCATCTCTGGAAGCGCTGGTAGAAGAGGGCTTTAAAATAAGCAACGAAGATATAGCTGAAGGCTTCGGGCAGGTCAGATGGCCGGGGCGGTTTAAGGTTATCAAGGGCAAGCCCCTGATGGTTATTGACGGCGCCCACAATCAGGAAGCCGCTGCCGAACTCCTGCTTTCGCTGCAAGAATATCCCCCGGCCGCCAAAGTAGAAAAAGAAAAAAGGCTGCTGGTCTTCGGCACTTCCTTTGATAAAGATGCCGGCGCTATGGCGGATGTGCTTTCCGGGTATTTCGGAACAGTGATACTGACCCATTCCCTCCACCCGCGGGCTATGAAACCGGATTTGCTCAGGAAAGCCTTTGACGGGCGTGGGCTTAAGGTACTTGAGGCAGACGGCGTGCCTAAAGCCTTGGAACTGGCAGGCAGGATAGCTCCGGCAGATGGTCTGGTATGTGTTGCCGGCTCTCTCTTTGTTGCCGCCGAGGCTTTAAAAGGGCAGAGCCAGCCCCGCTCAGGAACTGGCTCTAAGTAA